A genome region from Pseudanabaena sp. Chao 1811 includes the following:
- a CDS encoding DUF3095 domain-containing protein has protein sequence MSIQSSQQQNTDNEDFYANLPVLENFVDITHSENFYAVPKDWAVIITDIADSTKAIEAGRYKDVNLLGACSIIVILNLVGDLEIPFVFGGDGASLLIPPKFIPDAERALLAVQKMANEEFNLILRTGIVPLDAITSSYDVKIAKLRISDNYTQAIIRGGGISYATRLVKDKATTDLYSPKLNHKYAIADFSGLECRWQDIPTRHEEILSLIVQVTAPSQTQIDNLYREVINQIDRIYGQGTECHPVVTENLQLAFRGKSLLSETRVFEASQGWIKQTLYLWKIRMINLLGLLLMTFNIKTGNFNWGDYKQIVSEATDFKKFDDVLRMVISGRTKQRQKLTDYLEKKFQEGRLVYGFHISDRALMTCLVFERDGRQVHFVDGADGGYALAAKQMKELMKS, from the coding sequence ATGAGTATTCAAAGCTCTCAACAACAGAATACTGATAATGAAGACTTTTATGCGAATCTACCTGTACTTGAAAATTTTGTAGATATTACTCATAGTGAAAATTTTTATGCAGTTCCTAAAGACTGGGCTGTAATTATTACTGATATTGCCGATTCCACAAAAGCGATCGAAGCAGGGAGGTATAAGGATGTCAATCTTTTAGGGGCTTGTTCGATTATTGTTATTTTGAACTTAGTTGGAGACTTAGAGATTCCCTTTGTATTTGGTGGTGATGGAGCCTCGCTTCTGATTCCTCCCAAATTTATTCCCGATGCTGAACGTGCCTTATTAGCAGTTCAAAAAATGGCTAATGAGGAATTTAACCTGATCCTACGCACTGGCATTGTTCCATTGGACGCAATTACCTCAAGCTATGATGTCAAAATTGCTAAGTTGCGGATCTCCGACAACTATACTCAAGCAATTATCAGGGGTGGAGGTATTAGTTATGCAACAAGATTAGTTAAGGACAAGGCAACAACGGATTTATACAGCCCTAAGCTGAATCATAAATATGCGATCGCTGATTTCTCTGGTTTAGAATGCCGATGGCAAGATATCCCCACTCGCCATGAGGAAATCTTAAGCTTAATTGTGCAAGTGACCGCACCCAGCCAGACACAAATCGACAATCTCTATCGTGAAGTAATTAACCAGATCGATCGCATCTATGGGCAAGGTACAGAATGCCATCCTGTTGTGACAGAGAATCTACAACTTGCTTTTCGAGGGAAAAGTTTATTATCGGAAACGAGAGTTTTTGAAGCTTCTCAGGGGTGGATCAAACAAACTTTATATCTATGGAAAATCCGTATGATTAATTTGTTAGGACTACTGCTGATGACTTTTAATATCAAGACAGGAAACTTTAATTGGGGTGATTACAAGCAGATTGTCTCGGAAGCCACGGACTTCAAAAAATTTGATGATGTATTGCGAATGGTTATTTCTGGTAGAACCAAACAGCGGCAAAAATTAACTGATTATTTAGAGAAAAAGTTTCAAGAGGGGCGGCTAGTATATGGTTTTCACATATCCGATCGCGCATTGATGACCTGCTTAGTTTTTGAACGCGATGGTCGGCAAGTACATTTTGTGGATGGGGCTGATGGGGGCTATGCCCTAGCCGCCAAGCAGATGAAGGAACTGATGAAAAGTTAA
- a CDS encoding Uma2 family endonuclease, with the protein MTQALSRPTTSREQDRDQHLIYSGITWEQFKLIQAGFANSTGVRLFYYQETIEIIMPGRAHETVSRFICVLLSIFCIENNIEFEPTGSMTQQREGEVSVEPDESYCFGTSKPTPDLVIEVVFTSGSPKKLQRYQALEIPEVWFWQDGIFSLYRLRDRTYEVISQSEIPELAGLDIELLTRCVSMAQTSRLEAANTFRNALKK; encoded by the coding sequence ATGACCCAAGCCCTAAGTCGCCCCACTACATCCAGAGAACAAGATCGCGATCAACACCTTATCTATTCAGGTATCACTTGGGAGCAGTTTAAGCTGATCCAAGCAGGTTTTGCCAATTCTACGGGGGTACGACTTTTTTATTATCAAGAAACTATTGAAATCATTATGCCAGGACGCGCTCACGAAACAGTCAGCCGATTTATTTGTGTTCTACTAAGTATCTTTTGTATAGAAAATAATATCGAGTTTGAGCCAACAGGTTCAATGACTCAACAGCGTGAGGGGGAAGTTTCGGTTGAACCAGATGAATCGTACTGTTTTGGAACATCGAAGCCCACTCCTGACTTAGTAATCGAAGTTGTTTTTACTAGTGGCAGTCCTAAGAAGTTACAACGTTATCAAGCTTTAGAGATTCCTGAAGTATGGTTTTGGCAAGATGGCATATTTAGTCTCTATCGTTTACGAGATCGCACCTATGAAGTGATTTCCCAGAGCGAGATTCCAGAGCTTGCAGGTTTAGATATAGAGTTATTGACCCGCTGCGTCTCAATGGCACAAACTTCCCGATTAGAAGCAGCAAATACTTTTCGTAATGCTCTTAAAAAGTAA
- a CDS encoding Uma2 family endonuclease, giving the protein MLTLKKKYSLTEYFEREILAETRNEYIDGEIVEMTGGTPTHNTLVVNLLSILHISLPDPYRVFVTDQRLWIPAQRIATYPDVMVIAEPFSYQEGRKDTLVNPVLIAEVLSPSTANYDRSGKFAAFRTIPSFQEYLLIAQDRIYVEHFYKEGDRWIFAAYERDETISLQSVDLAIATTAIYKRVNFELEASASEQ; this is encoded by the coding sequence ATGCTAACACTAAAAAAAAAATATTCGCTTACGGAATACTTTGAGCGTGAAATTCTTGCCGAAACTAGAAATGAATATATTGACGGAGAAATTGTTGAAATGACTGGTGGTACACCAACCCATAACACCCTTGTTGTCAACTTATTATCTATCCTGCATATATCTTTGCCTGACCCATATAGGGTCTTCGTAACCGATCAGCGTCTCTGGATTCCTGCTCAACGTATTGCGACATACCCTGATGTGATGGTCATTGCTGAACCTTTTTCATATCAAGAAGGTCGCAAGGATACTTTAGTTAACCCTGTTTTGATTGCCGAAGTTTTATCTCCATCAACAGCAAACTATGATCGTAGTGGTAAATTTGCCGCTTTTCGGACTATTCCTAGTTTCCAAGAATATTTGCTGATTGCTCAAGATCGCATCTATGTAGAGCATTTTTATAAAGAAGGCGATCGCTGGATCTTTGCAGCCTATGAGAGGGATGAGACAATTTCTCTGCAATCCGTTGATTTAGCGATCGCCACAACTGCCATATATAAGCGTGTTAACTTTGAACTAGAAGCATCAGCATCGGAGCAGTAA
- the guaA gene encoding glutamine-hydrolyzing GMP synthase encodes MIAILDFGSQYSELIARRIRETQVYSEVLPYHTSAEKLLKSNIKGIILSGGPSSVYDEGAPQCDPKIFDLGIPVLGVCYGMQLMAKQLGGTVERADRGEYGKAELQIDDPTDLLTNVDTGITMWMSHGDSVVDLPKGFEVLAHTANTPCAAIADHVKKLYGVQFHPEVVHSAGGMAMIRNFVYHICQCEPSWTTDAFIENAIREIREQVGTKRVLLALSGGVDSSTLAFLLHKAIGDQLTCMFIDQGFMRKLEPERLVKLFEEQFHIHVEYVNARERFLEKVKGVTDPERKRKIIGGEFINVFEEESSRLGPFDFLAQGTLYPDVIESADTNVDPATGKRVAVKIKSHHNVGGLPENLRFTLVEPLRKLFKDEVRKVGTALGLPEEIVKRQPFPGPGLAIRIIGEITSERLNTLRDADLIVRQEINRAGQYNNLWQAFAVLLPTVRSVGVMGDKRTYSHPVVLRLVSSEDGMTADWARVPYELLETISNRIVNEVEGVNRVVLDITSKPPGTIEWE; translated from the coding sequence ATGATTGCTATTCTTGATTTCGGGTCTCAGTACTCGGAGCTAATTGCTCGACGTATCCGTGAGACACAAGTTTATTCCGAGGTTTTACCCTATCACACTTCAGCCGAAAAATTGCTGAAATCAAATATTAAAGGGATTATCTTGTCAGGTGGTCCCAGTTCTGTTTACGATGAAGGTGCGCCACAATGCGACCCTAAGATTTTCGATTTAGGTATTCCTGTTTTAGGCGTTTGCTATGGAATGCAGCTAATGGCGAAACAGCTCGGCGGCACTGTCGAACGCGCTGATCGCGGGGAATATGGCAAAGCAGAATTACAAATCGACGATCCCACGGATCTACTCACTAATGTGGATACAGGGATCACCATGTGGATGAGTCATGGCGACTCCGTAGTGGATTTGCCTAAAGGATTTGAAGTGCTTGCCCATACGGCAAATACTCCCTGTGCTGCGATCGCTGATCATGTCAAAAAGCTATATGGTGTGCAATTCCATCCTGAGGTAGTACATTCCGCAGGTGGCATGGCAATGATTCGCAACTTTGTTTATCACATTTGCCAATGCGAACCAAGCTGGACTACCGATGCCTTTATCGAAAATGCGATTCGTGAAATCCGCGAACAGGTTGGGACTAAGCGCGTTTTGCTAGCCCTCTCAGGTGGGGTGGACTCTTCCACACTTGCCTTCTTGCTACATAAAGCGATCGGCGATCAACTCACCTGTATGTTTATTGATCAAGGCTTCATGCGGAAGCTAGAACCTGAGCGACTTGTCAAGCTGTTTGAGGAGCAGTTCCATATTCATGTGGAATATGTCAATGCTCGCGAAAGATTCCTTGAAAAGGTAAAAGGAGTTACCGATCCCGAACGAAAGCGCAAGATCATTGGCGGTGAATTTATCAATGTCTTTGAAGAGGAATCCAGCCGTTTAGGACCATTTGACTTTCTCGCTCAAGGGACGCTCTATCCCGATGTGATTGAATCTGCGGATACCAACGTCGATCCTGCTACGGGTAAACGTGTTGCTGTCAAAATCAAGAGTCACCACAATGTCGGTGGTTTGCCCGAAAATCTACGTTTCACGCTTGTGGAACCTCTTCGTAAACTATTTAAGGATGAAGTGCGGAAGGTCGGTACTGCCCTTGGTCTTCCTGAAGAGATTGTCAAGCGTCAGCCTTTCCCTGGTCCGGGATTAGCAATTCGGATCATTGGTGAAATTACCAGCGAGAGATTGAATACTTTACGCGATGCCGATCTGATCGTGCGTCAGGAAATCAATCGTGCAGGTCAATACAATAATCTCTGGCAAGCCTTTGCGGTACTATTACCAACGGTTCGCAGTGTTGGGGTAATGGGTGACAAGCGCACTTATTCCCATCCTGTGGTTTTACGTCTAGTCAGTAGCGAGGATGGCATGACTGCGGATTGGGCAAGGGTTCCCTATGAGCTATTGGAAACTATTTCCAATCGCATTGTCAATGAAGTAGAAGGTGTCAATCGCGTGGTGCTAGATATTACGTCTAAGCCCCCTGGCACGATTGAATGGGAATAA
- a CDS encoding type II toxin-antitoxin system RelE/ParE family toxin — translation MSSNDSKLKIQFTDVFKRQVRDLAKRYRRIKLDLQPVLDQLQSGDLVGDQVQGTGYTVFKVRIKNSDIQKGKSGGYRLIYYIKTSENILCVLIYSKSDEDNVTSLEIKKIIQEFYD, via the coding sequence ATGTCTAGTAATGATTCCAAATTGAAGATTCAGTTTACGGATGTTTTTAAGCGTCAAGTTCGAGATTTAGCAAAGCGCTATAGACGGATTAAATTAGATCTTCAACCAGTTTTAGATCAACTCCAAAGTGGTGACTTAGTTGGCGATCAAGTTCAAGGTACTGGATATACAGTATTTAAAGTTCGCATTAAAAATAGTGATATTCAGAAAGGTAAAAGTGGCGGCTATAGATTGATTTACTATATTAAAACCTCTGAGAATATTTTATGTGTTTTGATTTACTCGAAATCTGATGAGGACAATGTAACATCATTAGAAATCAAGAAAATCATTCAAGAATTTTATGATTAA
- the larC gene encoding nickel pincer cofactor biosynthesis protein LarC, whose product MGTIAYLDCPTGIAGDMCLGALVNAGVPLEYLQDIVHKLGLDREVKLWTESVYRGGIQATKLHVELLNYVGNEPPTVAATDSHEHSHDHTHSHSHDHDAHTHGEHSHRHDHHEKHTHKEHRHLPDIENIIRHAKLPAQVEKWSLAIFKELAIAEGAVHGIAPEAVHFHEVGAIDAIVDIVCTCAGFVWLEVEKIYCSALPAGGGYVNCDHGKMPVPAPATLKLWELHGVTTFDNGIRKELVTPTGAAIAVTLSEKFGEVPLMKIKKVGLGAGSQDLEIPNALRLWVGKSKSKDKKKD is encoded by the coding sequence ATGGGAACCATTGCATATTTAGATTGCCCGACAGGTATCGCAGGTGATATGTGTCTGGGGGCGCTAGTGAACGCAGGTGTCCCACTAGAATATCTGCAAGATATTGTTCATAAATTGGGACTTGATCGCGAAGTGAAGCTATGGACAGAATCTGTTTATCGTGGTGGCATTCAAGCAACAAAGCTCCATGTGGAGTTATTGAATTATGTCGGTAATGAGCCACCAACCGTAGCCGCCACTGATTCCCATGAGCATAGCCATGATCATACCCATAGTCACTCTCACGATCATGACGCGCACACTCATGGAGAACATTCCCATCGTCATGATCATCATGAAAAGCATACCCATAAAGAGCATCGGCATTTACCCGATATTGAGAATATTATTCGTCATGCTAAATTACCAGCGCAGGTTGAGAAATGGAGTTTAGCGATATTTAAAGAACTAGCGATCGCCGAGGGAGCCGTGCATGGGATTGCCCCCGAAGCAGTCCATTTTCATGAAGTAGGAGCGATCGATGCGATCGTCGATATTGTCTGTACCTGTGCAGGCTTTGTTTGGTTAGAAGTCGAAAAAATCTATTGCTCGGCTTTGCCTGCGGGTGGGGGCTATGTCAATTGCGATCATGGCAAGATGCCCGTGCCTGCCCCCGCCACCTTGAAATTATGGGAACTACATGGTGTAACTACCTTTGATAATGGCATTCGCAAGGAATTAGTCACCCCCACAGGAGCGGCGATCGCTGTCACCCTCAGTGAAAAGTTTGGCGAAGTTCCCTTAATGAAAATCAAAAAAGTAGGTTTAGGGGCAGGTTCTCAGGATTTAGAAATTCCTAATGCCTTACGGTTGTGGGTTGGGAAGAGTAAGTCCAAAGATAAAAAAAAAGATTAG
- the gshA gene encoding glutamate--cysteine ligase encodes MLLSKGFEVEIYTSTPTGDVIGFSDRIVANLHGFVREPDSRNVEYITPPFLKYEPLLMALVEPRQKLRSYLRSLGDYTLMPGSTLALGGTDHFYRSDPNNPYHTYIEQTYGTDVVTASIHINVGIPDLELLIAACRLIRLEAPLYLALSAASPFLNGKATGFHSSRWQMFPKTPKEVPLFRDHHHFVEWTEQQLQLGTMQNVRHLWSSVRPNGDNRPYNLNRLELRISDLVIDPVALLAITSLLEMRLTQFLEAGIGSSLDPLAPNSSKFTPSELAEIADRNEIAAATNSLDAVLTHWQTGEEITAREWVSNLYEELRSRAKDSGVWCFLSPLKKILEQGNEAQRWLAAYHNGLSPRQIMTDAIASAEKMDKELAEALLLI; translated from the coding sequence GTGCTTTTATCTAAAGGCTTTGAAGTAGAAATATATACCTCTACACCAACGGGGGATGTGATTGGCTTTAGCGATCGCATCGTGGCAAATCTGCATGGGTTTGTGCGCGAACCCGATAGCCGCAATGTCGAATACATCACTCCACCTTTTCTCAAATATGAGCCATTACTGATGGCTTTGGTGGAACCACGCCAAAAACTACGCAGCTATTTGCGATCGCTGGGCGATTACACCTTGATGCCGGGGAGTACGCTGGCTCTGGGGGGAACCGATCATTTCTATCGCTCCGATCCTAATAATCCCTATCACACCTATATTGAGCAGACCTATGGTACGGATGTAGTCACTGCTAGTATTCATATTAATGTTGGGATTCCTGATTTAGAGCTATTAATTGCCGCCTGTCGCCTCATTCGTCTTGAAGCACCTCTCTATCTAGCTCTCAGTGCCGCTTCTCCTTTTCTCAATGGCAAGGCAACTGGTTTCCATTCTTCCCGTTGGCAAATGTTTCCTAAAACACCAAAGGAAGTTCCTCTATTCCGCGATCATCATCATTTTGTGGAATGGACAGAGCAGCAATTGCAATTGGGAACGATGCAAAATGTGCGCCATCTCTGGTCATCGGTACGTCCCAATGGCGACAATCGTCCCTATAACCTCAATCGCTTAGAATTACGAATTTCCGATCTTGTTATAGATCCTGTGGCTCTATTAGCAATCACTTCACTTTTAGAAATGCGCCTCACTCAATTTCTGGAAGCAGGAATTGGCTCATCTCTCGATCCACTTGCGCCTAATTCTAGTAAATTTACGCCGAGTGAACTTGCGGAAATTGCCGATCGCAATGAAATCGCCGCAGCTACTAATAGTCTTGATGCTGTGTTAACCCATTGGCAGACAGGTGAAGAGATTACGGCGCGGGAGTGGGTATCTAATCTTTACGAAGAATTGCGATCGCGAGCTAAGGATTCGGGTGTGTGGTGTTTTCTCTCGCCCTTGAAGAAAATCCTCGAACAGGGCAATGAAGCACAACGTTGGCTAGCGGCTTATCATAACGGGCTTAGTCCTCGCCAAATCATGACCGATGCGATCGCCAGTGCCGAAAAAATGGATAAGGAACTAGCAGAAGCTCTATTACTAATCTAA
- the larC gene encoding nickel insertion protein yields the protein MIQEIDKQQTVASITETIVILETQVDDMSAQLIAYTMEQLLQNGALDVYTQAVGMKKSRNGTLITVICHCDRQSICEQILFRETSTLGIRYRWQERKILHREIREVVTEYGKARVKMAWRDGFWTIQPEYEDCAKLARSHHVPLTRIQEAVKLAGESLLEISFANF from the coding sequence TTGATTCAAGAAATTGACAAACAGCAAACAGTCGCAAGCATTACGGAAACCATTGTCATTCTTGAAACTCAAGTTGATGATATGTCTGCTCAATTGATCGCCTACACGATGGAGCAGTTATTGCAAAACGGTGCTCTGGATGTGTATACCCAAGCAGTGGGCATGAAAAAATCCCGCAACGGGACTCTCATTACTGTTATTTGTCATTGCGATCGCCAGTCTATTTGTGAGCAAATTCTCTTTCGGGAAACTAGTACTCTCGGTATTCGCTATCGTTGGCAAGAGCGCAAAATCCTTCATCGTGAGATTCGTGAAGTCGTAACGGAATATGGCAAGGCGCGAGTGAAGATGGCATGGCGGGACGGCTTCTGGACAATTCAACCAGAATATGAGGACTGTGCGAAGCTAGCGCGATCGCATCATGTGCCATTAACTCGCATTCAAGAAGCTGTAAAGCTTGCAGGAGAGAGTTTGCTAGAGATTAGCTTTGCCAATTTCTAG
- the gvpJ gene encoding gas vesicle protein K — protein MTDSNDSLIVKPKKSGLAPLILTLVELLRQLMEAQVIRRMDAEKLTESEIERAADSLQALEKQIFNLCEVLEIDPEDLNLDLGEFGKLLPRRGAYYPDQSSSESSILELLDRLISTGIVLEGDVQIGLADINLIDLKLKLLLTSGDKSAS, from the coding sequence ATGACCGATAGCAATGATAGTTTAATCGTCAAGCCCAAAAAATCTGGACTAGCGCCATTGATTCTCACTTTGGTGGAATTGTTGCGCCAGCTAATGGAAGCGCAGGTAATTCGGCGGATGGATGCTGAGAAATTAACTGAGTCGGAAATTGAGAGAGCCGCAGATAGCTTACAAGCTCTAGAGAAACAGATCTTCAATCTTTGTGAAGTTTTAGAAATTGATCCCGAAGACCTCAATCTCGATCTCGGTGAATTTGGGAAGCTGCTGCCTAGACGCGGAGCCTATTATCCAGATCAGTCCTCTAGTGAGTCATCGATTTTGGAATTACTCGATCGCTTGATTAGTACAGGAATCGTCCTCGAAGGTGATGTGCAGATTGGACTCGCCGACATTAACCTAATCGATCTCAAATTAAAATTATTACTAACTTCAGGCGATAAATCCGCTTCTTAA
- a CDS encoding type II toxin-antitoxin system RelE family toxin, translated as MTYRIEFVKQSAKQLKALSTEEKQRIKIKIDALAEVPRPDGVVKLVGEDNLYRIRVGNYRIIYSIQDNQLLILVLKIGHRRDVYQ; from the coding sequence ATGACGTATCGTATTGAGTTTGTAAAACAATCTGCCAAACAGTTAAAAGCTCTATCCACTGAAGAGAAGCAAAGGATAAAGATAAAGATTGATGCTTTAGCTGAGGTTCCGCGTCCTGATGGTGTGGTTAAGCTGGTAGGTGAAGATAATCTTTATCGTATTAGGGTGGGGAACTATCGCATCATCTACTCTATTCAGGATAATCAACTGTTAATTTTAGTGCTTAAAATTGGTCATCGTAGGGATGTTTACCAGTAA
- a CDS encoding DUF2808 domain-containing protein, translating into MYKKVMIAIALLPILGFPVSGLPILEAGAVQLRDGKTYFLHLPTFLEAESTVNVIYARNATYYFKIALPQSMGENLQRLEIVQSEGFETLDFRLDETIAYLQPSSGDRIAVSGKAEILQNQDRDQRKIVITFDPPIPANGELNRQLVVGLRPIRNPRYDGVYLFGVSASPQGDRPNTQFLGYGRLNFYDPFR; encoded by the coding sequence ATGTATAAAAAAGTTATGATAGCGATCGCATTGCTACCAATTTTAGGGTTTCCAGTTTCAGGATTGCCGATTTTGGAAGCAGGAGCAGTGCAGTTGCGGGATGGTAAGACTTATTTCTTGCATTTACCAACCTTCCTAGAGGCTGAATCAACCGTAAATGTGATCTATGCGCGGAATGCCACTTATTATTTCAAGATCGCGCTTCCCCAGAGTATGGGAGAAAACTTACAAAGGCTGGAAATAGTTCAATCAGAAGGTTTTGAGACGCTTGACTTTCGGCTTGATGAAACAATTGCCTATTTGCAACCCTCCTCAGGCGATCGCATTGCTGTTTCTGGTAAAGCTGAAATTCTCCAAAATCAGGATCGCGATCAAAGGAAAATTGTCATTACTTTTGATCCCCCAATTCCTGCTAATGGTGAGCTTAATCGCCAACTAGTAGTCGGACTAAGACCAATTCGCAATCCCCGTTATGATGGGGTCTATTTATTTGGAGTCTCTGCATCTCCGCAAGGCGATCGCCCTAACACCCAATTTCTGGGCTATGGCAGATTAAACTTCTATGATCCCTTCCGCTAA
- a CDS encoding DUF29 domain-containing protein, which produces MTQAVKSPSLYEQDILLWVEETVAKLKAHDFENLDLENLIEEVESLGISQKKELISRLITLLEHLLKRLYVDLPYDYNGWERTIRNQRNGLQVLLKQVPSLKTRWHDSFTDAWEIALKTVREEYQQVDFPDQWQFDQEIETMLNNRFWEQE; this is translated from the coding sequence ATGACACAAGCAGTTAAATCTCCATCACTCTATGAACAGGATATTTTACTCTGGGTTGAGGAAACAGTTGCTAAACTCAAAGCCCATGATTTTGAGAATTTAGATTTGGAGAATTTAATCGAAGAGGTAGAATCTTTGGGGATTTCGCAGAAAAAAGAATTGATTAGTCGCTTAATTACTTTACTGGAACATTTGCTAAAGCGTCTTTATGTTGATCTTCCCTATGACTATAATGGATGGGAACGTACAATCCGTAATCAGCGCAATGGTCTTCAGGTTTTGCTAAAACAAGTGCCAAGCCTAAAAACTCGGTGGCATGACAGCTTTACTGATGCTTGGGAGATTGCCCTTAAAACTGTGCGTGAAGAATATCAACAAGTAGACTTTCCTGATCAATGGCAATTTGATCAGGAAATAGAAACTATGCTCAACAATCGCTTTTGGGAACAGGAATAG